One segment of Gemmatimonadota bacterium DNA contains the following:
- the icd gene encoding NADP-dependent isocitrate dehydrogenase, translating to MPTPPRYDALVAPTTGEAITMASGTLQVPDHPIIPFIEGDGTGPDIWRASRAVFDGAVRKAYGGKRAITWFEVFAGEKARDTLDSWLPDDTLRAIDYHLVGIKGPLTTPVGGGFRSLNVALRQKLDLYACVRPVRWFTGVPSPVKQPELVDMIIFRENTEDIYAGIEYKAGTEQAAKIVTFLLEQMGATTIRFPKTSAIGIKPISEEGSKRLIRSAFDYAVRQGKKSVTLVHKGNIMKYTEGGFRDWGYELARTEYGGTEIDGGPWCRLPSGVIIKDVIADAFLQQILTRPAEYDVIATMNLNGDYISDALAAQVGGIGIAPGANINYLTGHAIFEATHGTAPKYANQDKVNPGSVILSGEMMFRYLGWNEAADLIIKGLEASIGQKRVTYDFERLMPGATLLKCSEFGTAVVDNM from the coding sequence ATGCCCACACCTCCCAGATACGACGCGCTGGTCGCCCCGACCACGGGCGAAGCGATCACGATGGCCAGCGGCACGCTGCAGGTGCCCGACCACCCCATCATCCCCTTCATCGAGGGCGACGGCACCGGGCCGGACATCTGGCGGGCGTCGCGGGCGGTGTTCGACGGCGCGGTGCGGAAGGCGTATGGCGGAAAGCGGGCGATCACCTGGTTCGAGGTGTTCGCCGGCGAGAAGGCCCGCGACACGCTGGACAGCTGGCTGCCCGACGACACCCTGCGCGCGATCGACTACCACCTGGTGGGCATCAAGGGACCGCTGACCACCCCGGTGGGCGGCGGCTTCCGCTCGCTCAACGTGGCGCTGCGGCAGAAGCTCGACCTCTACGCCTGCGTGCGCCCGGTGCGGTGGTTCACCGGGGTGCCCAGCCCGGTGAAGCAGCCGGAGCTGGTGGACATGATCATCTTCCGGGAGAACACGGAGGACATCTACGCCGGCATCGAGTACAAGGCGGGCACCGAGCAGGCGGCGAAGATCGTGACGTTCCTGCTGGAACAGATGGGGGCCACCACCATCCGGTTCCCCAAGACCAGCGCCATCGGGATCAAGCCGATCTCGGAGGAGGGGAGCAAGCGGCTCATCCGCTCCGCCTTCGACTACGCCGTCCGGCAGGGCAAGAAGAGCGTGACCCTGGTGCACAAGGGCAACATCATGAAGTACACCGAGGGCGGCTTCCGCGACTGGGGCTACGAGCTGGCGCGCACCGAGTACGGCGGAACGGAGATCGACGGCGGTCCCTGGTGCCGGCTGCCCAGCGGCGTCATCATCAAGGACGTGATTGCCGACGCCTTCCTGCAGCAGATCCTCACGCGCCCCGCCGAGTACGACGTGATCGCCACCATGAACCTCAACGGCGATTACATCAGCGACGCGCTCGCGGCCCAGGTCGGCGGCATCGGCATCGCGCCGGGGGCCAACATCAACTACCTGACCGGGCACGCCATCTTCGAGGCCACCCACGGCACCGCGCCCAAGTACGCCAACCAGGACAAGGTGAATCCCGGCTCGGTGATCCTCTCGGGCGAGATGATGTTCCGCTACCTCGGCTGGAACGAGGCGGCCGACCTCATCATCAAGGGCCTCGAGGCCAGCATCGGGCAGAAGCGGGTCACGTACGACTTCGAGCGGCTGATGCCCGGCGCCACCCTGCTCAAGTGCTCCGAGTTCGGCACCGCCGTGGTCGACAACATGTAA
- a CDS encoding DUF542 domain-containing protein, giving the protein MSPTIALHPDMTVGTLAELHPATLPVFTRHGIDLCCGSRRSLEFVALAHGLDLAGLLTELEAARAA; this is encoded by the coding sequence ATGAGCCCCACCATCGCGCTGCACCCCGACATGACGGTCGGAACCCTTGCTGAACTGCATCCCGCGACCCTGCCGGTCTTCACCCGGCACGGCATCGATCTCTGCTGCGGATCCCGGCGCTCCCTGGAGTTCGTGGCCCTGGCCCATGGCCTGGACCTCGCGGGCCTGCTCACCGAGCTGGAGGCGGCCCGGGCGGCGTAG
- a CDS encoding SufE family protein, whose translation MLDSLDRITRRFHGADKQTRLELLLDYSKKLPPLPDRFHAARDQGLHRVPECQSPVFLFLEREGDGVVLHADAPREAPTVRGFVSLLARALQGVPPAEVAQLPPDLLDRLGLGEALGMTRTHGLTAMIGRIRRMAGELA comes from the coding sequence ATGCTCGACTCCCTCGACCGGATCACCCGCCGGTTCCACGGCGCGGACAAGCAGACCCGCCTGGAACTGCTGCTCGACTACAGCAAGAAGCTCCCGCCCCTGCCCGACCGCTTCCACGCGGCCCGGGACCAGGGGCTGCATCGCGTCCCCGAGTGCCAGTCACCGGTGTTCCTCTTCCTCGAACGCGAGGGCGACGGCGTGGTCCTGCACGCCGATGCCCCGCGCGAGGCGCCCACGGTGCGCGGCTTCGTCTCGCTGCTGGCCCGGGCGCTGCAGGGTGTGCCTCCCGCCGAGGTGGCGCAGCTCCCCCCCGACCTGCTGGACCGGCTGGGCTTGGGCGAGGCACTTGGCATGACGCGTACGCACGGACTCACCGCGATGATCGGCCGGATCCGGCGGATGGCGGGAGAGCTGGCGTAG
- a CDS encoding NAD-dependent protein deacylase, which translates to MARARLLLAEAPRVLVLTGAGISAESGVPTFRGPEGLWKDFRPEDLATPEAFARDPRLVWEWYGWRRGLVAACAPNAGHLALAHWMLGRAGVTLVTQNVDALHERAARTAATARGGDPSPALPIRLHGSIARVRCTRCDHGAEGDDPVDATARETLPACPACGALLRPDVVWFGEALPLPAMQRADAAAREADACLVVGTAGAVQPAAGYAMAVVRRRRPLVVVDPGPTAFDGMAEVKLTGSAGAVLPPLLG; encoded by the coding sequence CTGGCGCGGGCGCGCCTGCTGCTGGCGGAGGCGCCGCGGGTGCTGGTGCTCACCGGCGCGGGCATCAGCGCCGAATCGGGCGTGCCGACCTTCCGCGGACCGGAAGGGCTCTGGAAGGACTTCCGGCCGGAGGACCTCGCCACGCCCGAGGCGTTCGCGCGCGACCCGCGGCTGGTGTGGGAGTGGTACGGCTGGCGCCGCGGGCTGGTGGCGGCGTGCGCGCCGAACGCCGGGCACCTGGCGCTGGCCCACTGGATGCTCGGTCGCGCCGGCGTCACGCTCGTGACCCAGAACGTGGACGCCCTGCACGAGCGCGCCGCCCGCACCGCCGCCACCGCGCGCGGCGGCGACCCGTCGCCCGCCCTGCCCATCCGGCTCCACGGTTCCATCGCGCGGGTGCGGTGCACCCGGTGCGACCATGGCGCGGAGGGCGACGACCCCGTCGACGCGACCGCGCGGGAGACCCTGCCCGCCTGTCCCGCGTGCGGCGCGCTGCTCCGGCCCGATGTGGTCTGGTTCGGCGAGGCGCTCCCCCTCCCGGCCATGCAGCGGGCGGACGCGGCGGCGCGGGAGGCGGATGCCTGCCTGGTGGTGGGCACGGCCGGCGCGGTGCAGCCGGCGGCGGGATACGCGATGGCCGTGGTACGTCGCCGCCGGCCCCTGGTGGTGGTGGACCCGGGACCGACCGCGTTCGACGGCATGGCAGAGGTGAAGCTGACGGGCAGCGCCGGGGCCGTGCTGCCCCCGCTGCTGGGATGA
- a CDS encoding sulfurtransferase, with protein MSGTQSLPAVPPIAGRGYAHPEVLVSTEWVAAHLDDPTVRLVESDEDLLLYEIGHIPGAVKVDWVTDLNDPLTRDYLDQARMQALLRARGIGPETTIVFYGDKNNWWATYAFWVFRLFGIERLRLMDGGRARWVEEGRPLTTEAPRHPAGGIVVGPRNDAGIRAFREDVLAHLERRGQLVDVRSPEEFRGERLHMPDYPNEGSLRGGHIPGARSIPWARAVNPETHTFRPASELRTLYTEEQGLVPDRDTIAYCRIGERSSHSWFALTYLLGFTRVRNYDGSWTEWGNGVRLPIEK; from the coding sequence ATGAGCGGAACCCAGAGCCTCCCCGCCGTGCCGCCGATCGCGGGCCGCGGCTACGCCCATCCCGAGGTCCTCGTCTCCACCGAGTGGGTGGCGGCGCACCTCGACGATCCCACCGTCCGGCTGGTCGAATCCGATGAGGACCTGCTGCTGTACGAGATCGGGCACATCCCCGGCGCCGTGAAGGTGGACTGGGTCACCGACCTCAACGACCCGCTCACCCGCGACTACCTGGACCAGGCCCGCATGCAGGCGCTGCTCCGGGCCAGGGGCATCGGGCCCGAGACCACGATCGTCTTCTACGGGGACAAGAACAACTGGTGGGCGACATACGCCTTCTGGGTGTTCCGCCTGTTCGGGATCGAGCGGCTGCGTCTGATGGACGGGGGCCGCGCCCGTTGGGTCGAGGAGGGCCGGCCGCTCACCACCGAGGCGCCGCGGCATCCCGCGGGGGGCATCGTGGTCGGCCCGCGCAACGACGCCGGCATCCGCGCCTTCCGGGAGGATGTGCTGGCCCACCTGGAGCGCCGGGGCCAGCTGGTGGACGTGCGCAGCCCCGAGGAGTTCCGGGGCGAGCGGCTGCATATGCCCGACTATCCCAACGAGGGGTCGCTGCGCGGCGGGCACATCCCCGGGGCGAGGAGCATCCCATGGGCCCGGGCGGTCAACCCGGAGACCCACACCTTCCGTCCCGCGAGCGAGCTCCGCACCCTCTACACCGAGGAGCAGGGGCTGGTCCCGGACCGGGACACCATTGCCTACTGCCGGATCGGGGAGCGCTCCTCCCACAGCTGGTTCGCGCTCACCTACCTGCTCGGCTTCACCCGGGTGCGCAACTACGACGGGTCGTGGACCGAGTGGGGCAACGGGGTGCGCCTGCCGATCGAGAAGTAA
- a CDS encoding HD domain-containing protein translates to MISQATRFLRAMEHALELRIRPGSEALLRRTADETCLTRLRELLLADREPAIGFGPSGVRLGELPLAEFQRWPWAARLASRGIERLVLAGEPSAGALAAFLDHAAGLVPDVSAPPRLEPGGLQWGPDTGPADASDYPLREELDVMRHVFQRARAGERLPLGDVHAVSASLGALVDGRQAPGLPLLRVTERAEYLPAHALNTALLAMAVAEPLGLGADERREMALAALLHDVGMARLPSDTLVAAHFTDQDRARVRGHPLEGARVLLRHGEQLESAAVVAYEHHLRQDGSGYPRLSYPREPHILTRVVAVCGAFDALLAHRPDRIPMEPSLALREIERNVVSQFDPRVVAAFAEVMLNSARRGSLALTLRQL, encoded by the coding sequence ATGATCAGCCAGGCCACCCGCTTCCTCCGGGCCATGGAGCACGCGCTCGAGCTCCGGATCCGCCCCGGGTCCGAGGCGCTGCTGCGCCGCACCGCCGACGAGACCTGCCTCACCCGGCTGCGCGAACTGCTGCTCGCCGACCGGGAGCCCGCCATCGGCTTCGGCCCCAGTGGCGTGCGGCTCGGGGAACTGCCGCTGGCGGAGTTCCAGCGCTGGCCCTGGGCCGCGCGCCTCGCCTCGCGCGGGATCGAGCGCCTCGTGCTCGCCGGCGAGCCGAGCGCCGGGGCGCTCGCCGCCTTCCTCGATCACGCCGCCGGCCTGGTGCCCGACGTCTCCGCCCCGCCCCGCCTCGAACCGGGCGGCCTCCAGTGGGGGCCGGACACCGGGCCCGCGGATGCCAGTGACTATCCCCTGCGGGAAGAGCTCGACGTGATGCGGCACGTCTTCCAGCGCGCGCGCGCCGGGGAGCGGCTGCCCCTCGGCGACGTGCACGCCGTCAGCGCCTCGCTCGGCGCGCTGGTCGACGGTCGCCAGGCGCCCGGCCTGCCGCTGCTCCGGGTGACGGAACGGGCCGAGTACCTCCCGGCCCACGCGCTCAACACCGCGCTCCTCGCCATGGCGGTCGCGGAACCGCTCGGCCTCGGCGCCGACGAGCGGCGCGAGATGGCGCTGGCCGCGCTGCTCCACGACGTGGGCATGGCGCGGCTCCCCTCCGATACGCTGGTGGCCGCTCACTTCACCGACCAGGACCGGGCGCGGGTGCGGGGACACCCGCTGGAAGGCGCGCGGGTCCTGCTGCGGCATGGCGAGCAGCTGGAGAGCGCCGCGGTGGTGGCGTATGAGCACCACCTGCGGCAGGACGGGTCCGGGTATCCCCGGCTGAGCTATCCCCGCGAGCCGCACATCCTCACCCGGGTGGTCGCCGTGTGCGGCGCGTTCGACGCGCTCCTGGCGCACCGGCCCGACCGCATCCCGATGGAGCCGAGCCTCGCCCTGCGCGAGATCGAACGGAACGTGGTGAGCCAGTTCGATCCCCGCGTCGTGGCCGCGTTCGCCGAGGTGATGCTCAACAGCGCCCGCCGCGGCAGCCTTGCCTTGACATTGCGACAACTTTAG